The DNA region TCATGGGGGCCTTGATCAGGGTCCCGTAGAACAGGGTCTTGAACCCGTAGGTGGACGGGGCCTTGGTGCGCAGCATCTTCCCCAGGAACCCCTTGCGGAAGATGCGGACTATGGCCTTGCCCGAGTTGTCGGGCCCCATGCTGAAGAAGAAGCTGGCCTTCAGAGACAGGCGATCGAAGAGGTTCAGCAGGTTCAGCACCCCCTCCCGATGCCCCCTGAGGGTGTCCACGTCCACCTTCAAGGCCAGGATCTTCATGGGCCCACCTCCTACAGGTAGTATCGGACGGTCCTGTCCAGGATCTCGTCCAGGGTGGCCTTGGGCACCCATCCCAGCTTTGACGCCGCCTTATCCACGCTGGGTAGCCGGTCCTGGACGTCCTCGTATCCCTTGCCGTAGTGTTCCTCCCCGGAGACCTCCACCAGGGGGATCTCCAAGGCGTACTCGTAGCCGGGGATTCGGGAAGCGGCCCTCACCAGCGCCAGGGCCACCTCCCGGACCGAGTGGTTGTTCCTCGGGTTCCCCAGGTTGAAGATCTCCCCCACCGCCGCATCCGGGTTCCTGAGGATGCTCAGGATCCCCATGACCCCCTCCTCGATGTCGGTGAAGCTCCTCCGCTGATGTCCCCCGTTAACCAGCCTTATGGGTTCCCGCCTTATTATGTTGCCCAGCATCTGGGGGACCAGCCGGTTGCCTTTAGGCGTCCTTGGGTCGTCCTGCCGGGGACCTATCCAGTTGAAGGGCCGGAAGAGTGTGAAGGGGAGCCCCTTGGAGATCCCCATGGCCCATATGACCCGGTCCATCATCTGCTTGCTGCAGCTGTATATCCACCGGACGTTGCGGATGGGGCCTAGCACCAGGTTGCTCTCGTCCTCCTTCAGCTCCCGGTCGGGGCACATGCCGTAGACCTCCGAGGTGGAGGGGAAGATGACCCACTGCCTCAGCTCCGCGCATATCCGGACCACCTTGAGGTTCTCCTCGAAGTCCAGCTCATAGGTGTAGAGGGGGTCCTCGATGTACATGGCGGGCCTGGCGATGCCCGCCAGGGGCACAACCGCGAAGGCCTCCCGGGCCCTGTCCCTTATCCAGTCCCAGGCGGAGCCCATGGGGGACTCCACGAACTCCACCCGGGGGCTCTCAAGCACCCCCGACAGGTTGTGGGACCCCACGTCCAGGGCACATATCTCCCAGTCGGTGTGCTCCAGTATCTTCTCGCACAGGTGGCTCCCGATGAAGCCGTTGGCCCCCAGTATAAGCACCTTCTTCAAACGCATCAGATCCTTTCCGTTCCTCGTGTTCGTTGACGGTCCCGCTGGGCCGTCAGCCCAGCAGCTGACCCCTCATATCTCCAAGTCCCAGGTCCAGGGGATGCCCGCACCGCCCGTCCAGCTCCGCCTCCAGGATCCTCAGGGCTCCCGCCATGCACCTGACCAGCACGTACCCCTCCGGGTCCTCCATCAAGGTTCCCGGCTCCGCCCTCGGGACCGCCTTCTCCGGCAGGGGATGGGCCCTCCAGATCGTCAGCCTTCGCCCGTCGGCCAGGGTGGAGAAGGCCCCCGGGTAGGGCCTGGTGAGGGCCCTGACCATGTGATAGGCTCCCAGGGAGTCCTCCCGGTCCCACTGGATCAGCCCGTCCTCCGGGCGCCGGCCGCCGAAGTAGGAGGCTGCCCCCTGGTCCTGGGGCACAGCCCGGTAGCTCCCGTCCTCCAGGGTGGGGTAGGCCCGCCGTATCAACCGGTGGGCCGCCTCCGCCAGTCGCTCCATCACGTCCCGGGATGTGTCGTGCAGGTGGATCGGCACCTCCTCCCGGTCCACCACCGGTCCGTCGTCCGGCCGGGGGGTCATAACGTGAAGGGTGGCGCCGGTCCTCATCTCCCCCATGATCATGGCCCAGTGGACCGACACCCGCCCCCGGTAGCGAGGCAGTAGCGACCCGTGCACGTTGAAGGCCCCTAGAGGGGGGATCTCCAGCAGCTCCCCGGGGATCATGTCCCGGTAGTAGAAGGAGAGCAGGAGATCCGGCTTCAGTTCCCGAAGGGCCATGGCCCCCTCCGGGGAGCGGAGGCTGTCCCTTATTACCGGTATGCGGTGCCGCTCCGCCACCCGGTCCGGTGTCCTGAACCACAGGTTCTCCGACGGGTTGTCCTGGTGGGTGAAGAGGGCGACCACGTTGGCCCCCAGCTCCAGCAGGGACTCCAGGCACCGGGTCCCCACCTGGCTGTAGGCGCAGACCGCCACCCTGGGCCTCATGGCTTCGGATCCTCCGGGTAGACCGCCCTTATGAGGTACCTGGGGCGTTGCCGGACCTCCAGGTATATGCGCCCCA from Thermanaerovibrio acidaminovorans DSM 6589 includes:
- a CDS encoding bifunctional UDP-4-keto-pentose/UDP-xylose synthase, giving the protein MRLKKVLILGANGFIGSHLCEKILEHTDWEICALDVGSHNLSGVLESPRVEFVESPMGSAWDWIRDRAREAFAVVPLAGIARPAMYIEDPLYTYELDFEENLKVVRICAELRQWVIFPSTSEVYGMCPDRELKEDESNLVLGPIRNVRWIYSCSKQMMDRVIWAMGISKGLPFTLFRPFNWIGPRQDDPRTPKGNRLVPQMLGNIIRREPIRLVNGGHQRRSFTDIEEGVMGILSILRNPDAAVGEIFNLGNPRNNHSVREVALALVRAASRIPGYEYALEIPLVEVSGEEHYGKGYEDVQDRLPSVDKAASKLGWVPKATLDEILDRTVRYYL
- a CDS encoding formyltransferase, producing the protein MRPRVAVCAYSQVGTRCLESLLELGANVVALFTHQDNPSENLWFRTPDRVAERHRIPVIRDSLRSPEGAMALRELKPDLLLSFYYRDMIPGELLEIPPLGAFNVHGSLLPRYRGRVSVHWAMIMGEMRTGATLHVMTPRPDDGPVVDREEVPIHLHDTSRDVMERLAEAAHRLIRRAYPTLEDGSYRAVPQDQGAASYFGGRRPEDGLIQWDREDSLGAYHMVRALTRPYPGAFSTLADGRRLTIWRAHPLPEKAVPRAEPGTLMEDPEGYVLVRCMAGALRILEAELDGRCGHPLDLGLGDMRGQLLG